From the Daucus carota subsp. sativus chromosome 8, DH1 v3.0, whole genome shotgun sequence genome, one window contains:
- the LOC135148193 gene encoding uncharacterized protein LOC135148193 — protein sequence MANDSFAVALRNLGGTHTIPKPASKSKSGSGKNDESGSSRQEATGGESSVAVEKVALGVAVEVEESGSPDLVTRGTKRKQPSGRKAPAKVPKAKAGRGKEIMAESESDTDESEDPEREDTRVVLGAGKYSAREIIKLMSGIPTDEDWVKMDDTGLVNTFREIGSLWGQLGARLAGFNTMAFDVIKSERDTADACGERTRKAESSLAQERSAKEKLESEMDKRVKEVETRMQAEWKKKVDDAEARAADAEKKASGFEGEVGVLKKTLEERKEAGVVIAEFQNSTAYADALNHAAAAEVVRCWHVAERHIKSDPGANLQSFIELYLAAKDNIKAGKGEPEPYEGPSPSFIARANPDVSTASDVPVDPGSNVSIPPANDPPVN from the exons ATGGCCAACGACTCTTTTGCTGTAGCCTTAAGGAATTTGGGGGGAACCCATACAATTCCGAAACCTGCTTCCAAATCCAAGTCCGGATCGGGAAAAAATGATGAATCCGGGTCCTCCCGGCAGGAAGCGACTGGTGGGGAGTCCAGTGTTGCTGTGGAAAAGGTTGCTCTCGGGGTGGCTGTGGAGGTCGAAGAGTCTGGCAGCCCGGATCTGGTTACCCGGGGGACAAAGAGGAAACAACCCTCGGGGAGGAAGGCTCCTGCGAAGGTTCCTAAGGCCAAGGCTGGCCGGGGTAAGGAGATAATGGCGGAGTCTGAGTCTGATACTGATGAGAGTGAGGACCCGGAGAGGGAGGATACCCGGGTTGTTCTTGGTGCTGGCAAGTACTCGGCCAGGGAGATAATCAAGTTGATGTCTGGTATCCCGACTGATGAGGACTGGGTGAAGATGGATGACACCGGGTTGGTGAATACTTTCCGGGAGATCGGGAGTCTTTGGGGGCAG CTTGGGGCTCGGCTGGCCGGGTTCAACACCATGGCTTTTGATGTTATCAAGTCGGAAAGGGATACTGCTGACGCGTGCGGGGAGCGGACCCGGAAAGCTGAGTCAAGCTTAGCTCAGGAAAGGTCGGCAAAGGAGAAGTTGGAATCCGAGATGGATAAGCGGGTGAAGGAGGTCGAGACCCGGATGCAGGCTGAGTGGAAGAAGAAAGTAGACGATGCCGAGGCTCGGGCTGCTGATGCTGAAAAGAAAGCGTCCGGGTTCGAGGGGGAAGTGGGCGTCCTGAAGAAAACCTTGGAGGAGAGAAAGGAGGCCGGGGTGGTCATTGCCGAATTCCAGAATTCAACAGCCTATGCTGATGCTCTTAATCATGCCGCGGCAGCGGAGGTGGTCCGGTGTTGGCATGTGGCCGAGCGACATATTAAATCCGACCCGGGGGCTAACCTTCAGAGTTTCATTGAGTTATATCTTGCTGCGAAGGATAACATAAAAGCCGGGAAGGGGGAACCTGAGCCTTACGAAGGTCCATCCCCTAGCTTTATTGCTCGCGCCAACCCGGATGTCTCCACTGCTTCGGATGTACCTGTTGACCCGGGCTCTAATGTCAGCATTCCCCCGGCGAATGACCCTCCTGTCAATTAG